From the Serratia nematodiphila DZ0503SBS1 genome, one window contains:
- the mnmA gene encoding tRNA 2-thiouridine(34) synthase MnmA encodes MSDNSQKKVIVGMSGGVDSSVTAYLLQQQGYQVAGLFMKNWEEDDDEEYCSAATDLADAQAVCDKLGIELHTVNFAAEYWDNVFELFLEEYKAGRTPNPDILCNKEIKFKAFLEFAAEDLGADFIATGHYVRRQDVGGKSRLLRGVDGNKDQSYFLYTLSHEQVAQSLFPVGELEKPEVRRIAEQLELVTAKKKDSTGICFIGERKFRDFLGRYLPAQPGPIVSVDGQTVGEHQGLMYHTLGQRKGLGIGGLKDSSEDPWYVVDKDVANNVLVVAQGHDHPRLMSVGLIAQQLHWVDRLPLSGPFRCTVKTRYRQQDIPCTVTPLDDERIEVRFDEPVSAVTPGQSAVFYQGEICLGGGIIEQRLA; translated from the coding sequence ATGTCAGACAACAGCCAGAAAAAAGTAATCGTCGGTATGTCCGGCGGCGTCGACTCTTCCGTTACCGCCTATCTGTTACAGCAACAGGGCTATCAGGTCGCTGGGCTGTTCATGAAGAACTGGGAAGAAGACGACGACGAAGAGTACTGCTCCGCCGCGACCGATCTGGCCGACGCGCAAGCGGTCTGCGACAAGCTGGGCATCGAACTGCACACGGTGAACTTTGCGGCGGAATACTGGGACAACGTGTTTGAGCTGTTCCTGGAGGAGTACAAGGCCGGCCGCACGCCGAACCCGGACATCCTGTGCAATAAAGAGATCAAATTCAAAGCCTTCCTGGAGTTCGCCGCCGAAGATCTGGGGGCCGATTTCATCGCCACCGGCCACTACGTGCGCCGCCAGGACGTGGGCGGCAAAAGCCGCCTGCTGCGCGGCGTCGACGGCAACAAAGATCAGAGCTACTTCCTCTATACCCTGAGCCACGAGCAGGTGGCGCAGAGCCTGTTCCCGGTCGGCGAGCTGGAGAAGCCGGAGGTGCGCCGCATCGCCGAGCAACTGGAGCTGGTCACCGCCAAGAAGAAAGACTCTACCGGCATCTGCTTTATCGGCGAGCGCAAGTTCCGCGACTTCCTCGGCCGCTACCTGCCGGCCCAGCCGGGCCCGATCGTCAGCGTTGACGGCCAGACCGTCGGCGAACACCAGGGCCTGATGTATCACACCCTGGGCCAGCGCAAAGGGCTGGGCATCGGCGGCCTGAAAGACAGCAGCGAAGATCCGTGGTACGTGGTGGATAAAGACGTGGCCAACAACGTGCTGGTCGTCGCGCAGGGGCACGATCACCCGCGCCTGATGTCCGTAGGCCTGATCGCGCAGCAGCTGCACTGGGTGGATCGTCTGCCGCTGAGCGGCCCGTTCCGCTGCACGGTGAAGACCCGCTATCGCCAGCAGGATATCCCTTGCACCGTGACCCCGCTCGACGACGAACGCATCGAAGTGCGTTTCGACGAGCCGGTCTCCGCCGTCACCCCCGGTCAGTCGGCGGTATTCTACCAGGGCGAAATCTGCCTCGGCGGCGGCATCATCGAACAGCGCCTGGCGTAA
- the kup gene encoding low affinity potassium transporter Kup, whose translation MHVKNKQPLPAVTLAAIGVVYGDIGTSPLYTLRECLTAEEGITLTPASIYGFLSLIFWLLTLVVSIKYICFVMRADNDGEGGILTLMSLAIRKLDARWVPAAVLIGLVGGSFFYGDGVITPAISVLSAIEGLQIIAPELDSFIVPLSLLVLTALFAIQKRGTGSVGKLFAPAMVIWFLTLALLGLGGILHHPGVLRALNPYWAVNFFLEYKAVSFFALGMVVLSVTGAEALYADMGHFGKKPIRLAWFTLVAPALVLNYFGQGALLLANPAAINNPFFLLAPTWALIPLLVIATLATVIASQAVISGVFSLTRQAVRLGYLPPMRIIYTSDQESGQIYIPVVNWLLFAAVLIVIVSFKHSSNLASAYGIVVTGTMLLSSILLSIVAVKNWGWPRYLGGLMLLVMLCIDVPLFGANLIKLATGGWLPVALGLIILLIMLTWKTERSRLIRRLRDNQEGLSALIESLEKAPPKRVPGTAVFMERTPHAVPLVLLHNLKHNKVLHERVVLLTIVTTDMPYVHNVQRVAIEQLSASFWRVVASYGWRETPNVTDILYRCGLEGMSFTMNETSFFMSRDTLVLGKRPWYLRVRGKVFQLLQRNALRAPDLFEIPPNRVIELGAQVEF comes from the coding sequence ATGCACGTAAAAAACAAGCAGCCACTGCCGGCGGTGACGCTGGCGGCCATCGGCGTGGTGTACGGCGATATCGGCACCAGCCCGCTGTATACCCTGCGCGAATGCCTGACGGCGGAGGAGGGCATCACCCTGACGCCGGCCTCGATTTACGGCTTTTTATCGCTGATTTTCTGGCTGCTGACGCTGGTGGTGTCGATTAAATACATTTGTTTCGTGATGCGTGCCGACAACGACGGCGAGGGAGGCATTCTGACGCTGATGTCGCTGGCGATCCGCAAGCTGGATGCGCGCTGGGTGCCGGCGGCGGTGCTGATCGGGCTGGTGGGCGGCAGCTTCTTTTACGGCGATGGGGTGATCACCCCGGCCATTTCGGTGCTCTCGGCCATCGAGGGGCTGCAGATTATCGCCCCCGAGCTGGATAGCTTTATCGTACCGCTGTCGCTGCTGGTGCTGACGGCATTGTTCGCGATCCAAAAACGCGGCACCGGCAGCGTCGGCAAACTGTTCGCCCCGGCGATGGTTATCTGGTTCCTGACGCTGGCGCTGCTGGGCCTCGGCGGCATTTTGCATCACCCCGGCGTGCTGCGGGCGCTGAACCCTTACTGGGCGGTGAATTTCTTCCTCGAATACAAGGCGGTGTCATTCTTTGCGCTGGGCATGGTGGTGCTGTCGGTCACCGGCGCCGAAGCGCTGTACGCCGATATGGGCCACTTCGGTAAAAAACCGATCCGTCTGGCGTGGTTTACGCTGGTGGCGCCGGCGCTGGTGTTGAACTACTTCGGTCAGGGGGCGCTGCTGCTGGCCAACCCGGCGGCGATCAATAACCCGTTCTTCCTGCTGGCGCCGACCTGGGCGCTGATCCCGCTGCTGGTGATCGCTACGCTGGCGACGGTGATCGCCTCGCAGGCGGTGATCTCCGGCGTGTTCTCGCTGACGCGGCAGGCGGTGCGGCTGGGCTACTTGCCGCCGATGCGTATCATCTATACCTCCGATCAGGAGTCCGGGCAGATCTACATTCCGGTGGTGAACTGGCTGCTGTTCGCGGCGGTGCTGATCGTGATCGTCAGCTTCAAACACTCCAGCAACCTGGCCTCGGCCTACGGCATCGTGGTAACCGGCACCATGCTGCTGTCGTCGATTCTGCTGAGCATCGTGGCGGTGAAAAACTGGGGCTGGCCGCGCTATCTGGGCGGGCTGATGCTGCTGGTCATGCTGTGCATCGACGTGCCGCTGTTCGGCGCCAACCTGATCAAGCTGGCGACCGGCGGCTGGTTGCCGGTGGCGCTCGGGCTAATCATTCTGCTGATCATGCTGACCTGGAAGACCGAGCGTTCGCGCCTGATCCGCCGATTGCGCGACAATCAGGAAGGGCTGAGCGCGCTGATCGAGTCGCTGGAGAAGGCGCCGCCGAAGCGGGTGCCGGGCACCGCGGTGTTTATGGAGCGCACGCCGCATGCGGTGCCGCTGGTGCTGTTGCATAACCTGAAACACAACAAGGTGCTGCACGAGCGCGTGGTGCTGTTGACCATCGTCACCACCGACATGCCGTACGTGCACAACGTGCAGCGGGTGGCGATCGAACAGCTGTCGGCGAGTTTCTGGCGGGTGGTGGCGAGCTACGGCTGGCGCGAGACGCCCAACGTGACGGACATTCTTTACCGCTGCGGGCTGGAGGGGATGAGCTTCACCATGAATGAGACCTCGTTCTTCATGTCGCGCGATACGCTGGTGCTGGGCAAACGGCCCTGGTATCTGCGCGTGCGCGGCAAGGTGTTCCAGCTGTTGCAGCGCAACGCGCTGCGGGCGCCGGATCTGTTCGAAATCCCGCCGAACCGGGTGATTGAGCTGGGAGCGCAGGTGGAATTTTGA
- the hflD gene encoding high frequency lysogenization protein HflD: MAKNYYDITLAMAGISQSARLVQQLAHEGQCNREAFQTSLKSLLQMDPPSTLAVFGGEERNLMVGLETLMGVLNANNKGPGAELTRYTISLMVLERKLNANKQAMNTLGERLGQLERQLAHFDLESDTIISALAGIYVDVVSPLGPRIQVTGSPAILQNPQVQAKVRATLLAGIRAAVLWQQVGGSRLQLMFSRNRLFKQAQNIVAHC, encoded by the coding sequence GTGGCGAAGAATTATTATGACATCACGCTGGCCATGGCGGGCATCAGCCAGTCGGCGCGTTTGGTTCAGCAGTTGGCCCATGAAGGGCAATGCAACCGCGAAGCGTTTCAGACCTCGCTGAAAAGCCTGCTGCAAATGGATCCGCCCTCCACGCTGGCGGTGTTCGGCGGCGAAGAACGCAATTTGATGGTCGGCCTCGAAACCCTGATGGGCGTGCTGAATGCCAACAACAAAGGGCCGGGCGCGGAACTGACCCGCTACACCATCAGCCTGATGGTGCTGGAGCGCAAGCTCAACGCCAACAAACAGGCGATGAACACGCTCGGCGAACGCCTCGGCCAGCTCGAGCGCCAGCTGGCGCACTTCGATCTTGAGTCGGACACCATCATCAGCGCGCTGGCCGGCATTTACGTCGACGTGGTCAGCCCGCTCGGGCCGCGCATCCAGGTGACCGGTTCGCCGGCCATCCTGCAGAATCCGCAGGTGCAGGCCAAGGTTCGCGCCACGCTGCTGGCCGGCATTCGCGCCGCCGTGCTGTGGCAACAGGTCGGCGGCAGCCGCCTGCAGTTAATGTTTTCCCGTAATCGTCTGTTCAAACAGGCGCAAAATATCGTTGCTCATTGTTAA
- the purB gene encoding adenylosuccinate lyase produces the protein MELSSLTAVSPVDGRYGDKVSALRPIFSEYGLLKFRVQVEVRWLQKLAACAEIKEVPAFDADANAFLDKIVAEFNEEDAQRIKTIERTTNHDVKAVEYFLKEKVAAVPALHAVSEFIHFACTSEDINNLSHALMLQSARQDVVLPYWRKIIDALKGLAQEYRDIPLLSRTHGQPATPSTVGKEFANVAYRMERQYRQLERVEIMGKINGAVGNYNAHIVAYPEVDWHQFSEAFVTSLGITWNPYTTQIEPHDYIAELFDCVARFNTILIDFDRDIWGYIALNHFKQKTIAGEIGSSTMPHKVNPIDFENSEGNLGLANAVLGHLAGKLPVSRWQRDLTDSTVLRNLGVGLGYALIAYQATLKGISKLEVNQAHLLDELDHNWEVLAEPIQTVMRRYGIEKPYEKLKELTRGKRVDAAGMQAFIDGLALPEEEKTRLKAMTPANYIGRATTMVDELK, from the coding sequence ATGGAATTATCCTCACTGACCGCCGTTTCCCCCGTTGATGGACGCTACGGTGATAAAGTCAGCGCACTGCGCCCCATTTTCAGCGAATACGGTCTGCTGAAATTCCGCGTACAGGTTGAAGTACGTTGGCTGCAAAAACTGGCCGCCTGCGCAGAAATCAAGGAAGTTCCCGCTTTTGACGCCGACGCAAACGCTTTCCTCGACAAAATCGTCGCGGAATTCAATGAAGAAGACGCACAGCGCATCAAAACCATCGAGCGCACCACCAACCACGACGTGAAAGCGGTCGAGTATTTCCTGAAGGAAAAAGTGGCGGCGGTGCCTGCGCTGCACGCGGTGTCCGAGTTCATCCACTTCGCCTGCACCTCCGAAGACATCAACAACCTGTCGCACGCGCTGATGCTGCAAAGCGCCCGTCAGGACGTGGTGCTGCCTTACTGGCGCAAGATCATCGACGCGCTGAAAGGGCTGGCGCAGGAATACCGCGATATCCCGCTGCTGTCGCGCACCCACGGCCAGCCGGCGACCCCGTCGACCGTCGGCAAAGAGTTCGCCAACGTGGCTTACCGCATGGAGCGCCAGTACCGCCAACTGGAGCGCGTGGAGATCATGGGTAAAATCAACGGTGCGGTCGGCAACTACAACGCCCACATCGTCGCCTACCCGGAAGTGGACTGGCATCAGTTCAGCGAAGCGTTCGTCACCTCGCTCGGCATCACCTGGAACCCGTACACCACCCAGATCGAACCGCATGACTACATCGCCGAACTGTTCGACTGCGTAGCGCGTTTCAACACCATTCTGATCGACTTCGACCGCGACATCTGGGGCTACATCGCCCTGAACCACTTCAAGCAGAAGACCATCGCCGGCGAAATCGGTTCTTCCACCATGCCGCACAAGGTCAACCCGATCGACTTCGAAAACTCCGAAGGCAACCTGGGGCTGGCCAACGCCGTGCTGGGCCACCTGGCGGGCAAACTGCCGGTTTCCCGCTGGCAGCGCGACCTGACCGACTCCACCGTGCTGCGTAACCTGGGCGTGGGCCTGGGTTACGCGCTGATCGCCTATCAGGCCACCCTGAAGGGCATCAGCAAGCTGGAAGTCAACCAGGCGCACCTGCTGGACGAACTGGATCACAACTGGGAAGTGCTGGCCGAGCCGATCCAGACCGTGATGCGCCGCTACGGCATCGAAAAGCCTTACGAGAAGCTGAAAGAACTGACCCGCGGCAAGCGCGTGGACGCCGCCGGCATGCAGGCGTTCATCGATGGCCTGGCGCTGCCGGAAGAAGAGAAAACCCGTTTGAAGGCGATGACCCCGGCCAACTATATCGGCCGCGCCACCACCATGGTCGACGAGCTGAAGTAA
- a CDS encoding GNAT family N-acetyltransferase, whose translation MAMNRYGQPIGEPMPDWQPARRPGGATLGGRFCSLAPLDPQRDYAALYDAFQLAPDGRDWTYLSIERPDTPAAMLQHLETLQANPTLVNLTVFDAASDAPVGTVALMRIDEANGVLEIGHVSWSPLMKQRSSATEAIALLLRYAFDTLGYRRCEWKCDSHNAPSRQAALRFGFRYEGNFRFAVIVKGRSRDTDWFAITIDRWPAVRQALARWLSADNFDAQGRQIARLQVLRGE comes from the coding sequence ATGGCAATGAATCGTTATGGTCAGCCGATTGGCGAACCGATGCCGGATTGGCAGCCGGCTCGCCGCCCGGGCGGCGCAACGCTCGGCGGGCGTTTCTGTTCACTGGCGCCGCTCGATCCGCAGCGGGATTACGCCGCGCTGTATGACGCTTTCCAGCTGGCGCCGGACGGCCGCGACTGGACCTATCTGTCTATCGAACGGCCCGACACACCGGCGGCGATGTTGCAGCACCTGGAGACGCTGCAGGCCAACCCGACGCTGGTCAATCTGACGGTGTTCGACGCCGCCAGCGACGCGCCGGTGGGGACGGTGGCGCTGATGCGCATCGACGAGGCCAACGGCGTGCTGGAGATCGGCCACGTCAGCTGGTCGCCGTTGATGAAACAGCGCTCCAGCGCCACCGAAGCCATCGCGCTGCTGCTGCGTTATGCCTTCGACACGCTGGGCTATCGCCGCTGCGAGTGGAAATGCGACAGCCACAACGCGCCGTCGCGCCAGGCCGCGCTGCGCTTTGGCTTCCGTTACGAGGGCAACTTCCGCTTTGCGGTGATCGTCAAGGGGCGCAGCCGGGATACCGACTGGTTCGCCATCACCATTGACCGTTGGCCGGCGGTGCGGCAGGCGCTGGCGCGTTGGCTGAGTGCGGACAACTTCGATGCGCAGGGGCGGCAGATTGCCCGGCTGCAGGTGTTGCGCGGCGAATAA
- a CDS encoding GNAT family N-acetyltransferase has translation MNPSNREVTIRRINGDDRAQWLALWQGYLDFYRAEVAPQVTDRTFERLGQDEQVYGLVAEDADGRLLGLMNLVFHPSTWSAVGYCYIEDLYVSPQARGHKVSEKLFEQAYRLAEARGSDRVYWMTQEYNAPARSLYDKIGRRSSFIVYTR, from the coding sequence ATGAACCCATCAAATCGTGAAGTGACCATCCGCAGAATCAATGGCGACGACAGAGCGCAATGGCTGGCGTTGTGGCAGGGCTATCTCGACTTTTACCGCGCCGAGGTGGCGCCGCAGGTGACCGATCGCACCTTCGAACGCTTGGGGCAGGATGAACAGGTGTACGGGCTGGTGGCGGAGGATGCCGACGGCCGGCTGCTGGGGCTGATGAACCTGGTATTCCATCCGTCCACCTGGAGCGCGGTGGGCTATTGTTATATCGAAGATCTCTATGTGTCGCCGCAGGCGCGCGGCCATAAAGTGTCGGAAAAACTGTTCGAACAGGCGTATCGGCTGGCGGAGGCGCGCGGCAGCGATCGGGTCTATTGGATGACCCAGGAGTACAACGCGCCGGCGCGTTCGCTGTACGACAAAATCGGCAGAAGAAGCTCGTTTATCGTGTATACCCGTTAA
- a CDS encoding PLP-dependent aminotransferase family protein, whose product MSDTPRHADDAAILAAFTQQRQQGLTRRSALHQALLRLITAGELPWRAKLPPSRALAARLAVARDTVEQTYARLEAEGFISRTVGRGSFVRYRCDTLLGRELLATQAGQEARLAERELSDRGRALLAVSHTPHTSRQASLTPSLADLRAFPIDSWLQWEKQALRRHGERLLGYADPQGLPELRAEIAHYLQRERGVKATAEQVIVVTSSQQALALCTQVLFDPGDAVFVEEPGYQGAKKLVQSAGLQARPIGIDEQGLDVGQLMQASGGGRGVYITPSHHYPLGYSLSLERRLALLQWAQRRRAWIIEDDYDAEFNYDRQTKAALQGLDSGGRTLYIGTFSKTLFPGLRIGFMIAPPQLVRPLVAARQFQDGYTSALAQMTLFHCLHEGGYAEHLRNMRTLYKARLDVLYDAVQRHLAPWTRPALPQGGLQLVCPLADAATERRLVAAAAERGIRLYGLADFYTGAPQRGALVLGFSAYTPDEIVRFIATLAQVFNALPRENGG is encoded by the coding sequence ATGAGTGACACCCCACGACACGCGGACGACGCGGCAATCCTGGCAGCCTTCACCCAGCAGCGTCAGCAGGGGCTGACCCGACGTTCGGCGCTGCACCAGGCCCTGTTGCGGCTCATCACCGCCGGGGAACTGCCGTGGCGGGCGAAGCTGCCGCCGAGCCGCGCGTTGGCGGCCCGGCTGGCGGTGGCGCGTGACACGGTGGAACAGACTTACGCGCGGCTGGAGGCGGAGGGGTTCATCAGCCGAACGGTGGGGCGCGGCAGCTTTGTGCGTTATCGCTGCGATACGCTGCTCGGCCGTGAACTGCTGGCGACGCAGGCAGGCCAGGAGGCGCGGCTGGCGGAACGCGAGTTAAGCGATCGCGGCCGGGCGTTGCTGGCGGTCAGCCATACGCCGCACACCAGCCGCCAGGCCTCGTTGACGCCCTCGCTGGCGGATCTGCGGGCGTTTCCCATCGATTCATGGCTGCAGTGGGAAAAGCAGGCGCTGCGGCGGCACGGCGAGCGGCTGTTGGGTTATGCCGATCCGCAGGGCTTGCCGGAGCTGCGTGCGGAGATCGCGCACTATTTGCAGCGGGAGCGGGGCGTCAAGGCGACGGCGGAGCAGGTGATCGTGGTCACCAGCTCTCAGCAGGCGCTGGCGCTGTGCACGCAGGTGCTGTTCGATCCCGGCGATGCGGTATTCGTCGAAGAGCCGGGTTACCAGGGGGCGAAAAAACTGGTGCAGTCGGCGGGGCTGCAGGCGCGGCCGATCGGCATTGATGAGCAGGGGCTGGACGTCGGGCAGCTGATGCAGGCTTCGGGCGGCGGGCGGGGCGTTTACATCACGCCGTCCCATCACTACCCGCTGGGGTACTCGCTGAGCCTCGAGCGGCGTCTGGCGCTGTTGCAGTGGGCCCAGCGTCGGCGGGCCTGGATCATCGAAGACGATTATGACGCCGAGTTCAACTACGATCGACAAACCAAGGCGGCGCTGCAGGGGCTGGACAGCGGCGGGCGCACGCTGTACATCGGCACCTTCAGCAAGACGCTGTTTCCGGGGCTGCGCATCGGCTTCATGATTGCGCCGCCGCAGCTGGTGCGGCCATTGGTCGCCGCCAGGCAGTTTCAGGACGGCTACACCTCGGCGCTGGCGCAGATGACGCTGTTCCACTGCCTGCACGAGGGCGGCTACGCCGAGCATCTGCGCAATATGCGCACGCTTTACAAGGCGCGGCTGGATGTGCTGTACGATGCGGTGCAACGCCATCTCGCACCCTGGACGCGCCCGGCCTTGCCGCAGGGTGGGCTGCAGCTGGTTTGCCCGTTGGCGGATGCGGCGACGGAGCGGCGGCTGGTGGCGGCGGCGGCCGAACGGGGCATCCGGCTGTACGGCCTGGCGGACTTCTACACCGGCGCGCCGCAGCGCGGGGCGCTGGTGCTCGGTTTCTCGGCCTACACGCCGGACGAGATCGTGCGTTTTATCGCCACGCTGGCGCAGGTGTTCAACGCGCTGCCGCGGGAAAACGGCGGTTAA
- a CDS encoding GntR family transcriptional regulator, which produces MSKEINQRLLEKLLQDLASAGAMPLYLRFNASVRQAIEQGLLSAGHFLPSERLFTEQLGISRITVRKALACLEQDGIIGRSRGYGTFIQPQRPAPKLRYSLADIKGFSREAAQQGRQPDTQWISRERVPASAALAERLQLAVGAPIYQLKRIHFIDRRPMSVAVSYVVAAAIANIDEIGISLYDYFRRNNVEMGSLRSQVSAAMADDDIRRTLQLSEPMPLLIVRQTLFDHRKKPVEYSESFCRSDMYEFTSES; this is translated from the coding sequence ATGAGCAAGGAGATCAACCAGCGTCTGCTGGAAAAACTGCTGCAGGATCTGGCCAGCGCGGGCGCGATGCCGTTGTATCTGCGCTTTAACGCCTCGGTGCGCCAGGCTATCGAGCAAGGATTGCTGAGCGCGGGGCATTTCCTGCCTAGCGAGCGCCTGTTCACCGAACAACTCGGCATCTCGCGCATCACGGTGCGCAAAGCGCTGGCCTGCCTTGAGCAAGACGGCATCATCGGCCGTTCACGCGGCTACGGCACCTTCATCCAGCCGCAACGGCCCGCGCCGAAGCTGCGCTATTCCTTAGCGGACATCAAAGGGTTCTCGCGCGAGGCGGCGCAACAGGGGCGTCAGCCGGACACGCAATGGATCAGCCGCGAGCGGGTGCCGGCCAGCGCCGCACTGGCGGAAAGGCTCCAGCTGGCGGTTGGAGCGCCGATCTACCAACTCAAACGCATTCACTTTATCGATCGGCGGCCGATGTCGGTGGCGGTGTCCTACGTGGTGGCGGCGGCGATTGCCAACATCGACGAGATTGGCATCTCGCTCTACGATTACTTCCGGCGCAATAATGTGGAGATGGGCTCGCTGCGCAGCCAGGTCAGCGCGGCGATGGCCGACGACGATATCCGCCGGACGCTGCAGCTATCAGAACCGATGCCGCTGCTGATCGTGCGCCAGACGCTGTTCGACCACCGCAAGAAGCCTGTCGAATACAGCGAAAGCTTCTGCCGCAGCGACATGTATGAGTTTACCAGCGAAAGCTGA
- a CDS encoding ADP-ribosylglycohydrolase family protein, with the protein MKQLTQAERIAGALYGQMLGDALGMPSELWPRERVKRHFGWIDGFLDGPAENTAACYFKAGQYTDDTAMALALADALREAEGEVVPELIARNVIRWVDSFDAFNKNILGPSSKLALSEQKAGTPIAELENNGITNGAAMRISPLGCVLPSAPLEDFCQQVWLASSPTHKSDIAVAGAVAIAWAVARAVEGADWVSIRLALPGVAEYAQRRQETTFSPSLAARIELAFQVVDEAADPEQASERIYQLIGAGVSTIESVPAALAMVQLAQTDPTRCAVLCANLGGDTDTIGAMATAVCGALHGAEAIEPGLLAELKRVNPLDVEAYAQAFVRFRRRRQGEA; encoded by the coding sequence ATGAAGCAGTTAACCCAGGCAGAACGCATAGCGGGCGCACTTTACGGACAGATGCTGGGCGACGCGCTCGGCATGCCTTCCGAGCTGTGGCCGCGCGAGCGGGTTAAGCGCCATTTCGGCTGGATAGACGGCTTTCTCGATGGGCCGGCGGAGAACACCGCCGCCTGTTACTTCAAAGCCGGGCAATATACCGACGATACCGCGATGGCGTTAGCGCTGGCCGATGCGCTGCGGGAAGCGGAAGGCGAGGTGGTGCCGGAACTGATCGCCCGCAACGTGATCCGCTGGGTGGACAGTTTTGACGCCTTCAACAAGAACATTCTCGGCCCCAGTTCCAAACTGGCGTTGAGCGAGCAGAAAGCGGGCACGCCGATCGCCGAGTTGGAAAACAACGGCATCACCAATGGCGCGGCGATGCGCATTTCGCCTTTGGGCTGCGTGCTGCCGTCCGCGCCGCTGGAGGATTTCTGCCAGCAGGTGTGGCTGGCCTCCAGCCCGACGCACAAATCCGACATCGCCGTCGCCGGTGCGGTGGCGATCGCCTGGGCCGTCGCGCGAGCGGTGGAGGGCGCGGACTGGGTCTCGATTCGTCTGGCGCTGCCGGGCGTGGCGGAGTATGCCCAGCGCCGGCAGGAGACGACGTTCAGCCCCTCGCTGGCGGCGCGCATCGAGTTGGCGTTTCAGGTGGTGGATGAGGCCGCCGATCCCGAGCAGGCCTCTGAGCGGATATATCAACTGATCGGCGCCGGGGTGAGCACCATCGAGTCGGTGCCGGCGGCGCTGGCGATGGTGCAGCTGGCGCAAACCGATCCTACCCGTTGCGCGGTGCTGTGCGCCAACCTGGGCGGCGATACTGACACCATCGGCGCGATGGCCACCGCTGTCTGCGGTGCGCTGCACGGTGCAGAAGCGATCGAACCCGGATTGCTGGCGGAGTTAAAACGGGTGAATCCGCTGGACGTTGAGGCGTATGCCCAGGCGTTCGTGCGTTTTCGCCGCCGCCGACAGGGCGAGGCGTAA
- the phoP gene encoding two-component system response regulator PhoP, whose amino-acid sequence MRVLVVEDNGLLRHHLSVQMREMGHQVDAAEDAKEADYFLQEHAPDIAIVDLGLPGEDGLSLIRRWRAHQTKLPILVLTARESWQDKVAVLEAGADDYVTKPFHLEEVIARMQALMRRNSGLASQVIVLPPFQIDLSRRELSVNDQQIKLTAFEYTIIETLIRNAGKVVSKDSLMLQLYPDAELRESHTIDVLMGRLRKKVQAEYPHEVITTVRGQGYRFDAK is encoded by the coding sequence ATGCGAGTACTGGTTGTTGAAGATAATGGTTTGCTGCGTCACCACCTTTCCGTTCAGATGCGCGAGATGGGCCATCAGGTCGACGCGGCCGAAGACGCCAAGGAAGCCGATTATTTCCTGCAGGAACACGCGCCGGATATCGCCATCGTCGATCTCGGCCTGCCGGGTGAAGACGGCCTGAGCCTGATCCGCCGCTGGCGCGCCCATCAGACCAAGCTGCCGATCCTGGTGCTGACCGCCCGCGAAAGCTGGCAGGACAAAGTGGCGGTGCTGGAAGCCGGCGCCGACGACTATGTCACCAAGCCGTTCCACCTGGAAGAAGTGATCGCCCGCATGCAGGCGCTGATGCGCCGCAACAGCGGCCTGGCTTCGCAAGTGATCGTGCTGCCGCCGTTCCAGATCGATCTGTCGCGCCGCGAACTGAGCGTCAACGATCAACAGATCAAGCTGACCGCCTTTGAATACACCATCATCGAGACCCTGATCCGCAACGCCGGCAAGGTGGTGAGCAAGGATTCGTTGATGCTGCAGCTCTACCCGGACGCCGAACTGCGTGAAAGCCACACCATCGACGTGCTGATGGGCCGTTTGCGCAAGAAAGTGCAGGCGGAATACCCGCATGAAGTGATCACCACGGTACGTGGCCAGGGCTATCGTTTTGACGCGAAGTGA